A stretch of the Papaver somniferum cultivar HN1 chromosome 6, ASM357369v1, whole genome shotgun sequence genome encodes the following:
- the LOC113290259 gene encoding uncharacterized protein LOC113290259 has product MNIPSTQVEEDPPPLEETPKEPDDEVANSEVGNTNDSSNQDEESINKTSDALAKGISSILGTLIKEFDTKAQNTATSQDQLSSAINRLTGELDQLLEDAPLPFIMQHASKISGVRKRVLSLNSVLKSIQRRIDNIDRLISTGVPHEKVAAENSGQNQH; this is encoded by the exons ATGAATATTCCATCAACACAAGTAGAAGAAGATCCTCCTCCTCTAGAAGAAACCCCCAAAGAACCAGATGATGAAGTTGCGAATTCTGAAGTTGGGAATACGAATGATTCCTCAAATCAAGATGAAGAATCTATTAATAAGACTTCGGATGCTTTAGCTAAAGGAATTTCATCTATTCTTGGTACTCTAATTAAGGAATTTGATACCAAGGCTCAAAATACAGCTACAAGTCAAGACCAGCTCTCTTCCGCCATTAATAGACTTACTGGAG AGCTTGATCAACTGCTAGAAGATGCACCATTGCCATTTATTATGCAACATGCTTCTAAAATCTCAGGAGTTCGTAAGAGAGTCTTATCGTTGAACTCTGTTTTGAAATCTATACAACGTCGTATTGATAATATAGACCGGCTGATATCTACCGGCGTCCCACATG AGAAAGTAGCAGCAGAAAATTCAGGACAGAACCAGCATTGA